Proteins encoded together in one Mugil cephalus isolate CIBA_MC_2020 chromosome 16, CIBA_Mcephalus_1.1, whole genome shotgun sequence window:
- the nptx2b gene encoding neuronal pentraxin-2b encodes MFSLLHGLLCFCAVICGHLTGGQVDDGKRYICRAVPLSGDASCPVTLLPELNAGSQEEELRNTVMQLRETILQQKETISKQVGTINELTTKLSLCASATDDRKYDKGGSWGKEKQNTMGDVPRDPNDTIDNLGKTMQGLKDRLENLEQQQMRANISGASFPSELRDLLQSRLGELEKQLLKKVSNLEEEKSMLSNATAAYRLKTESTLNALVERISELEKGGGDFKSPEQFKLSLPQRTNYLYGRFTKTLPEMYAFTICMWIKSNASPGIGTPFSYGVPGQANEIVLIEWGNNPIELLINDKVAQLPLEVRDGRWHHICISWTTRDGQWDAYQDGEKLGTGDNLAAWHPIKPGGVIILGQEQDVVGGRFDAGQAFVGELSQVNIWDRILKPVEIQAMANCSSYIPGNVISWLASNVEVFGRGASKQPLEMCQERLPNA; translated from the exons ATGTTTTCACTCTTACACGGATTGTTATGCTTTTGTGCTGTAATTTGTGGGCATCTAACGGGCGGACAAGTGGACGACGGAAAGCGGTACATCTGCCGAGCTGTACCGCTCAGCGGCGATGCCAGTTGCCCCGTGACACTGTTACCCGAGCTGAACGCCGGCAGCCAGGAAGAGGAGCTCAGGAACACCGTCATGCAGCTACGAGAGACAATTTTGCAGCAGAAAGAAACGATTTCCAAACAGGTGGGCACCATCAACGAGTTAACCACCAAGCTGTCCCTGTGCGCCTCAGCCACCGACGACAGAAAGTACGACAAAGGGGGCTCTTGgggtaaagaaaaacaaaatacgaTGGGAGATGTTCCCAGAGATCCGAATGACACCATCGACAATCTTGGAAAAACAATGCAGGGGCTGAAAGACCGACTGGAGAACCTGGAG caacagCAAATGAGGGCCAACATATCTGGCGCCTCGTTCCCCAGTGAGCTCCGGGACCTGCTGCAGAGTAGGCTTGGGGAGCTGGAGAAACAGCTCCTGAAGAAAGTCAGCAActtggaggaggaaaagagcaTGCTGTCCAACGCCACAGCCGCCTACAGGTTGAAGACGGAGAGCACTCTGAACGCCCTGGTGGAGAGGATCAGTGAGCTGGAGAAAG gaggaggagatttcAAGTCCCCAGAGCAGTTTAAGCTGTCCCTACCCCAGCGGACCAACTACTTGTACGGCCGCTTCACCAAGACCCTTCCGGAGATGTACGCCTTTACGATCTGCATGTGGATCAAGTCCAACGCCAGCCCAGGAATAGGGACGCCTTTCTCTTACGGTGTGCCGGGCCAAGCTAATGAGATTGTGCTGATTGAATGGGGCAACAACCCAATCGAGCTGCTCATAAATGACAAG GTTGCACAGCTGCCCCTGGAGGTACGCGACGGTCGGTGGCACCACATCTGTATCTCGTGGACCACGCGGGACGGCCAGTGGGACGCTTACCAAGACGGGGAGAAGCTGGGAACCGGTGACAACCTGGCAGCCTGGCACCCCATCAAACCCGGAGGGGTCATCATCCTGGGGCAGGAGCAG GACGTGGTAGGCGGGCGCTTTGATGCCGGCCAGGCTTTCGTGGGCGAGCTGAGTCAGGTGAACATTTGGGACCGTATTCTGAAGCCAGTGGAGATCCAGGCTATGGCCAACTGCAGTTCTTACATCCCAGGGAATGTGATCTCCTGGCTGGCGAGCAACGTTGAAGTCTTCGGGAGGGGAGCTTCCAAACAGCCCCTGGAGATGTGTCAGGAACGACTGCCCAACGCTTAG